Proteins encoded within one genomic window of Ideonella dechloratans:
- the moaD gene encoding molybdopterin converting factor subunit 1, translating to MKIQLLFFASLRETLGGPRTLELPAGATVAQVRALLAAEGEAAAAALAPARPVRAAVNQVLASGEAVLADGDELAFFPPVTGG from the coding sequence ATGAAGATCCAGCTGCTGTTCTTTGCCTCGCTGCGCGAGACGCTGGGTGGGCCCCGGACCCTGGAACTGCCCGCGGGCGCCACGGTGGCCCAGGTGCGCGCGCTGCTGGCGGCCGAGGGCGAGGCCGCCGCCGCGGCACTGGCGCCGGCCCGGCCGGTGCGGGCCGCGGTCAACCAGGTGCTCGCCTCGGGCGAGGCGGTTCTGGCCGATGGCGATGAACTCGCCTTCTTCCCGCCGGTGACCGGAGGCTGA
- a CDS encoding molybdopterin molybdotransferase MoeA has protein sequence MADPTSTSRPPLLALEEVLGQLADLAATRPLTLTEEVSTFDGLGRVLAAPVVARVDVPPLDNSAMDGYALHSADVAQPGAVLPVSQRIAAGHPGHPLAAGTAARIFTGAPLPAGADTVVMQEACMALPAESGGPGQGFGRVRVQDAVPAGQWVRRRGEDVACGAEVLSAGTRLTPQALGLAAAVGAPTLTVCRRPRVALLCSGDELALPGEPLKPGAIYNSNRFMLRGLLQQLGCELTDLGAVADRRELVQAALREAAAAHDLIVTSGGASVGEEDHLRPAVQAEGWLHHWQLSAKPGKPLAVGAVRRPGGGETLLMGLPGNPVSSFVTFWLTVAPLLAALQGGRCALPTPLRVTAGFDWPKPDRRREFLRVRVGADGRLQLHPNQSSAVLSSAVWADGLLDNPAGQAFAAGDTVNYFPLPVLAAGA, from the coding sequence ATGGCTGATCCCACCTCGACTTCCCGCCCCCCGTTGCTGGCCCTCGAAGAGGTGCTCGGGCAACTGGCCGATCTGGCGGCCACCCGCCCGCTGACGCTGACCGAGGAGGTGTCCACCTTCGACGGCCTGGGTCGGGTGCTGGCCGCGCCGGTGGTGGCGCGGGTGGACGTGCCGCCGCTGGACAACAGCGCGATGGACGGCTACGCCCTGCACAGCGCCGATGTGGCTCAGCCCGGTGCGGTGCTGCCGGTCAGCCAGCGCATTGCCGCCGGTCACCCCGGCCACCCGTTGGCCGCGGGCACGGCGGCGCGCATCTTCACCGGCGCGCCGCTGCCGGCCGGGGCCGACACCGTGGTGATGCAGGAAGCCTGCATGGCCCTGCCGGCCGAGAGCGGCGGCCCGGGCCAGGGCTTTGGCCGGGTGCGGGTGCAGGATGCCGTGCCCGCCGGCCAGTGGGTCCGCCGCCGGGGCGAGGACGTGGCCTGCGGTGCCGAGGTGCTGTCCGCGGGCACCCGCCTGACGCCCCAGGCCCTGGGCCTGGCCGCAGCGGTGGGGGCGCCCACGCTGACGGTGTGCCGCCGGCCCCGGGTGGCCCTGCTGTGCAGCGGTGATGAGTTGGCCTTGCCGGGCGAGCCGCTCAAGCCGGGGGCCATCTACAACAGCAACCGCTTCATGCTGCGCGGCCTGCTGCAGCAGCTGGGCTGCGAACTGACCGACCTGGGCGCCGTGGCCGACCGGCGCGAATTGGTGCAGGCCGCGCTGCGCGAGGCCGCGGCGGCCCACGACCTGATCGTCACCTCCGGCGGGGCCTCGGTGGGCGAGGAAGACCATCTGCGCCCCGCCGTGCAGGCCGAAGGCTGGCTGCACCACTGGCAGCTGTCCGCCAAGCCGGGCAAGCCGCTGGCCGTGGGCGCGGTGCGCCGCCCCGGCGGCGGTGAAACCCTGCTGATGGGCCTGCCGGGCAACCCGGTGTCCAGCTTCGTCACCTTCTGGCTGACGGTGGCGCCACTGCTGGCCGCCCTGCAGGGCGGGCGCTGCGCCTTGCCGACGCCGCTGCGGGTGACGGCCGGCTTCGACTGGCCCAAGCCGGATCGCCGGCGCGAGTTCCTGCGCGTGCGGGTGGGCGCCGACGGCCGCCTGCAGCTACACCCCAACCAGAGCTCCGCCGTGCTGAGCTCGGCCGTCTGGGCCGACGGTCTGCTGGACAACCCCGCCGGCCAGGCCTTTGCCGCAGGGGACACCGTGAACTACTTTCCGCTGCCGGTGCTGGCCGCGGGCGCTTGA
- the mobB gene encoding molybdopterin-guanine dinucleotide biosynthesis protein B, producing the protein MRVIGVCGNSGAGKTTFLEGVIAGLRAAGQTVSVIKHAHHRFDIDHPGKDSWRHRQAGAGEVLIANSHRLALMREYPEPRELDPHALIAELSPCDWVLVEGFKHGDLPKVEVWRAAPDGPSRDPLYPQDPQVVAVATDAPARLPEPPAVPVLDLNEPAALVRHLLASGERYLYHPPHHG; encoded by the coding sequence ATGCGGGTGATCGGTGTCTGCGGCAACTCCGGGGCTGGCAAGACCACGTTCCTGGAGGGCGTGATCGCCGGCCTGCGCGCAGCCGGGCAGACCGTCTCGGTCATCAAGCACGCCCACCACCGTTTCGACATCGACCACCCCGGCAAGGACAGCTGGCGTCACCGGCAGGCCGGGGCCGGCGAGGTGCTGATCGCCAACAGCCATCGCCTGGCGCTGATGCGCGAGTACCCCGAGCCCCGGGAACTGGACCCGCATGCTCTGATCGCCGAACTGAGCCCCTGCGACTGGGTGCTGGTGGAAGGGTTCAAGCACGGCGACCTGCCCAAGGTGGAGGTCTGGCGTGCCGCGCCGGACGGCCCGAGCCGGGACCCCCTGTATCCGCAGGACCCGCAGGTGGTGGCCGTGGCCACCGATGCACCCGCTCGCCTGCCAGAGCCGCCGGCCGTGCCGGTGCTGGACCTGAACGAACCCGCGGCCCTGGTGCGGCATCTGCTCGCCAGCGGCGAGCGCTACCTCTACCATCCGCCTCACCATGGCTGA
- the thrC gene encoding threonine synthase has product MKYISTRGDKTERRFCEILLEGLAPDGGLYLPVAYPQVDGATLARWRGLAYADLAFEILSLYIDDIPAADLQALVRKTYTAEVFGSAAIVPVRRLGDSGLMIEALSNGPTLAFKDMAMQLLGNLFEYELARRGEQLNILGATSGDTGSAAEYAMRGKQGVRVFMLSPRGRMSPFQQAQMFSLQDANIHNLAVEGVFDDAQDIVKAVSNDLAFKRQYKIGTVNSINWARLLAQVVYYFAGYFQATKDNSELVSFCVPSGNFGNVCAGHVARQMGLPVKHLVVATNENDVLDEFFRTGTYRVRGSAETHETSSPSMDISKASNFERFVYDLVGRDGVRTKALFGEAIARDGAFTVTPAEFAAIGNYGFQSGRSTHADRLATIRSTFERFGDLIDTHTADGVKVAAERVEVGVPMIVLETALPAKFAETIVEATGRQPGRPAKLEGIEALPKRFTVVPASVDVIKAFVAEHCQD; this is encoded by the coding sequence ATGAAGTACATCAGCACCCGCGGCGACAAGACCGAGCGCCGCTTCTGCGAGATCCTGCTGGAGGGCCTGGCGCCCGACGGCGGCCTGTACCTGCCGGTGGCCTACCCGCAGGTGGATGGCGCCACGCTGGCCCGCTGGCGCGGTCTGGCCTATGCCGACCTGGCCTTCGAGATCCTCTCGCTCTACATCGACGACATCCCGGCCGCCGATCTGCAGGCGCTGGTCCGCAAAACCTACACCGCCGAGGTCTTCGGCAGCGCGGCCATCGTGCCGGTGCGCCGCCTGGGCGATTCGGGGCTGATGATCGAGGCGCTGTCCAACGGGCCGACCCTGGCCTTCAAGGACATGGCCATGCAGTTGCTGGGCAACCTGTTCGAGTACGAACTGGCCCGCCGCGGCGAGCAGCTCAACATCCTGGGCGCCACCTCGGGCGACACCGGCAGCGCGGCCGAATATGCCATGCGCGGCAAGCAGGGCGTGCGCGTCTTCATGCTCAGCCCGCGCGGCCGCATGAGCCCCTTCCAGCAGGCCCAGATGTTCAGCCTGCAGGACGCCAACATCCACAACCTGGCGGTGGAGGGCGTGTTCGACGATGCGCAGGACATCGTCAAGGCGGTGTCCAACGACCTGGCCTTCAAGCGCCAGTACAAGATCGGCACCGTCAACTCGATCAACTGGGCCCGGCTGCTGGCCCAGGTGGTGTACTACTTCGCCGGCTACTTCCAGGCGACGAAGGACAACAGCGAACTGGTCAGCTTCTGCGTGCCCTCGGGCAACTTCGGCAACGTCTGCGCCGGCCATGTGGCCCGCCAGATGGGCCTGCCGGTGAAGCACCTGGTGGTGGCCACCAACGAGAACGACGTGCTCGACGAGTTCTTCCGCACCGGCACCTACCGGGTGCGCGGCAGCGCCGAGACGCACGAGACCTCCAGCCCGTCGATGGACATCTCCAAGGCGTCCAACTTCGAGCGCTTCGTCTACGACCTGGTGGGCCGCGACGGCGTCCGCACCAAGGCGCTGTTTGGCGAGGCCATCGCCCGTGACGGCGCCTTCACCGTCACCCCGGCGGAGTTCGCGGCCATCGGCAACTACGGCTTCCAATCCGGCCGCAGCACCCACGCCGACCGCCTGGCCACCATCCGCAGCACCTTCGAGCGCTTCGGCGACCTGATCGACACCCACACGGCTGATGGCGTGAAGGTGGCGGCCGAACGGGTGGAGGTCGGCGTGCCGATGATCGTGCTGGAGACCGCGCTGCCCGCCAAGTTCGCCGAGACCATCGTCGAGGCCACGGGCCGCCAGCCCGGCCGCCCGGCCAAGCTGGAGGGCATCGAGGCGCTGCCCAAGCGCTTCACCGTGGTGCCCGCCAGCGTGGACGTGATCAAGGCCTTCGTGGCCGAGCACTGCCAGGACTGA
- a CDS encoding homoserine dehydrogenase — MKPIQVGLLGIGTVGSGTFHVLQRNQQEIRRRAGRGIEITMVADLDVERARSIVGEGVRVVGDAREVIANPDIDIVVELIGGYGVAKALVLEAIAAGKHVVTANKALLAVHGSEIFAAARAKGVTVAFEAAVAGGIPIIKALREGLTANRIEWIAGIINGTTNFILSEMREKGLDFGVVLKEAQRLGYAEADPTFDIEGVDAAHKATLMSALAFGIPVQFDKAHVEGITKLQALDIRYAEQLGYRIKLLGITKRRDEGIELRVHPTLIPAKRLIANVEGAMNAVVVQGDAVGTTLYYGKGAGSEPTASAVIADLVDITRLATADPDHRVPSLAFQPDALADTPILPIAQVQTSFYLRLQVADEAGVLAEITGILADNGISIDAVLQRESAEGEKQTDLIILTHETQEGRLRTAEAKMQALPTVLAPIVSLRKEELA; from the coding sequence ATGAAACCCATCCAGGTCGGCCTTCTCGGCATCGGCACCGTCGGTTCCGGCACCTTCCACGTGCTGCAGCGCAACCAGCAGGAGATTCGGCGTCGCGCCGGCCGGGGCATCGAGATCACCATGGTGGCCGATCTGGATGTCGAGCGTGCCCGCTCGATCGTGGGCGAGGGCGTTCGCGTGGTTGGCGATGCCCGCGAGGTGATCGCCAACCCCGACATCGACATCGTGGTCGAGCTGATCGGTGGCTATGGCGTGGCCAAGGCCCTGGTGCTGGAAGCGATTGCCGCGGGCAAGCATGTCGTCACCGCCAACAAGGCCCTGCTGGCCGTGCATGGCAGCGAGATCTTCGCCGCCGCGCGCGCCAAGGGCGTCACCGTGGCCTTCGAGGCTGCGGTGGCCGGTGGCATCCCCATCATCAAGGCGCTGCGCGAGGGCCTGACCGCCAACCGCATCGAGTGGATCGCCGGCATCATCAACGGCACCACCAACTTCATCCTCTCCGAGATGCGCGAGAAGGGCCTGGACTTCGGTGTCGTGCTGAAGGAGGCCCAGCGCCTGGGCTATGCCGAGGCCGATCCGACCTTCGACATCGAAGGCGTGGACGCCGCCCACAAGGCCACGCTGATGAGCGCGCTGGCCTTTGGCATCCCGGTCCAGTTCGACAAGGCCCACGTTGAGGGCATCACCAAGCTGCAGGCGCTGGACATCCGCTACGCCGAGCAACTGGGCTACCGCATCAAGCTGCTGGGCATCACCAAGCGGCGCGACGAGGGCATCGAGCTGCGGGTGCACCCGACGCTGATCCCGGCCAAGCGCCTGATCGCCAACGTGGAAGGCGCGATGAACGCGGTGGTGGTGCAGGGCGATGCCGTGGGCACCACGCTGTACTACGGCAAGGGCGCGGGCTCCGAGCCCACCGCCTCGGCCGTGATCGCCGACCTGGTGGACATCACCCGCCTGGCCACCGCCGACCCGGACCACCGCGTGCCCTCGCTGGCCTTCCAGCCCGATGCGCTGGCCGACACCCCCATCCTGCCGATTGCCCAGGTTCAGACCTCCTTCTACCTGCGCCTGCAGGTGGCCGACGAGGCCGGCGTGCTGGCCGAGATCACCGGCATCCTGGCCGACAACGGCATCTCGATCGACGCGGTGCTGCAGCGCGAATCCGCCGAGGGCGAGAAGCAGACCGACCTGATCATCCTGACCCACGAGACCCAGGAAGGCCGGCTGCGCACCGCCGAGGCCAAGATGCAGGCCCTGCCCACGGTGCTGGCGCCCATCGTCAGCCTGCGCAAGGAAGAGCTGGCCTGA
- a CDS encoding pyridoxal phosphate-dependent aminotransferase: MKPIAKSSKLENVGYDIRGPVLDKARQMEDEGQKIIKLNIGNVAAFGLMPPDEIIQDMIRNLPEAAGYTDSKGLFAPRKAVVHYCQEKGIKGVTVDDVYLGNGASELIAFSMNALLDAGDEVLIPSPDYPLYTAVVSLSGGTPVHYRCDEGSGWLPDLDDMRAKITPHTKALVIINPNNPTGALYPDEVLRGIVELARQHGLIVFADEIYDKTLYDGATHTSIASLAEDVVFLTFNGLSKNYRSCGYRSGWMVVSGDKKRAKDYIEGLNMLASMRLCANTPGQLAIQTALGGYQSIKDLVAPGGRLARQRDLAYDLLTQIPGVSVVKPKAALYMFPRLDPKMYPIADDQQFAYDLLAQEKVLIVQGTGFNWPDHDHFRVVFLPNTDDLTEAIGRIARFLDGYRKRHSS; this comes from the coding sequence TTGAAACCGATTGCCAAGTCCAGCAAGCTTGAAAACGTGGGTTATGACATCCGGGGGCCGGTGCTGGACAAGGCCCGCCAGATGGAGGATGAGGGTCAGAAGATCATCAAGCTGAACATCGGCAACGTTGCCGCGTTCGGCCTGATGCCGCCTGACGAGATCATCCAGGACATGATCCGCAACCTGCCCGAGGCCGCCGGCTACACCGACAGCAAGGGCCTGTTCGCGCCGCGCAAGGCGGTGGTGCACTACTGCCAGGAAAAGGGCATCAAGGGCGTCACGGTCGATGACGTCTACCTGGGCAACGGCGCCTCCGAGCTCATCGCCTTCAGCATGAATGCCCTGCTGGACGCGGGTGACGAGGTGCTGATCCCTTCGCCCGACTACCCGCTCTACACCGCCGTGGTGTCGCTGTCCGGCGGTACACCGGTGCATTACCGCTGCGACGAGGGCAGTGGCTGGCTGCCTGATCTGGATGACATGCGGGCCAAGATCACGCCCCACACCAAGGCCCTGGTCATCATCAACCCGAACAACCCGACCGGGGCCTTGTACCCGGACGAGGTGCTGCGCGGCATCGTCGAGCTGGCGCGTCAGCATGGGCTGATCGTCTTCGCCGACGAGATCTACGACAAGACCCTGTACGACGGCGCCACGCACACCAGCATCGCCTCGCTGGCCGAGGACGTGGTGTTCCTGACCTTCAACGGCCTGTCCAAGAACTACCGCTCCTGCGGCTACCGCTCGGGCTGGATGGTGGTGTCGGGCGACAAGAAGCGCGCCAAGGACTACATCGAAGGCCTGAACATGCTGGCCTCGATGCGCCTGTGCGCCAACACGCCGGGTCAGCTGGCCATCCAGACCGCGCTGGGCGGTTACCAGAGCATCAAGGACCTGGTGGCCCCCGGTGGCCGTCTGGCCCGCCAGCGCGATCTGGCCTATGACCTGCTGACCCAGATCCCGGGCGTCAGCGTGGTCAAGCCCAAGGCCGCGCTCTACATGTTCCCGCGGCTGGACCCGAAGATGTACCCGATCGCCGACGACCAGCAGTTCGCCTACGATCTGCTGGCTCAGGAGAAGGTGCTGATCGTGCAGGGCACGGGCTTCAACTGGCCCGACCATGACCATTTCCGTGTCGTCTTTCTGCCCAACACCGATGACCTGACCGAGGCCATCGGCCGGATCGCCCGCTTCCTGGACGGCTACCGCAAGCGTCACAGCAGCTGA
- a CDS encoding Mth938-like domain-containing protein, producing MKFQPDSLDGVNAIARIEPGRVWVRQSSYEHSVIVPWQGAVQTWNASLPTDLTADHFAPLVALAPELVIFGSGAKHTFVSPALYRTLIEHRIGIETMDTPAACRTYNVLVSEGRKVVAALLV from the coding sequence GTGAAATTCCAACCCGACTCGCTGGACGGCGTCAACGCCATTGCTCGCATCGAGCCTGGCCGGGTGTGGGTGCGGCAGTCCTCGTACGAACACAGCGTGATCGTGCCCTGGCAAGGTGCCGTGCAGACCTGGAACGCATCTCTGCCAACCGACCTGACGGCCGACCACTTCGCCCCCCTGGTGGCACTGGCCCCCGAACTGGTCATCTTCGGCAGCGGCGCCAAGCACACCTTCGTGTCGCCCGCGCTCTACCGGACACTGATCGAGCACCGGATCGGCATCGAGACCATGGACACGCCGGCCGCCTGCCGGACTTACAACGTGCTGGTCAGCGAGGGGCGCAAGGTGGTGGCGGCGCTGCTCGTCTGA
- a CDS encoding peroxiredoxin produces MTPALNKPLPDIEAQATGGVKFTPQSFHGQTVVLYFYPKDNTPGCTTEAMQFRDHHEEFVKAGAVVFGVSRDNMASHDKFKQNLGLPFELIADTEEKLCHMFGVVKNKIMYGKKVKGIERSTFLIDAGGVLRAEWRGIKVAGHVDEVLKAVQELKVAA; encoded by the coding sequence ATGACGCCAGCCCTCAACAAACCCCTTCCGGACATTGAAGCGCAAGCGACGGGTGGTGTGAAGTTCACACCCCAATCGTTTCATGGTCAAACTGTGGTGCTGTACTTCTACCCGAAGGACAACACGCCTGGTTGCACGACCGAGGCGATGCAGTTCCGGGATCACCACGAGGAGTTCGTGAAGGCAGGCGCTGTCGTCTTCGGCGTGTCCCGCGACAACATGGCTTCGCATGACAAGTTCAAGCAGAACCTGGGCCTGCCCTTCGAGCTGATCGCCGACACCGAGGAAAAGCTCTGCCACATGTTCGGCGTGGTCAAGAACAAGATCATGTACGGCAAGAAGGTCAAGGGCATCGAGCGCTCCACCTTCCTGATCGACGCGGGCGGCGTGCTGCGCGCCGAATGGCGCGGCATCAAGGTGGCCGGCCATGTCGACGAAGTGCTCAAGGCCGTCCAGGAACTGAAGGTGGCCGCCTGA
- a CDS encoding PhoH family protein, with protein MPLPKPPASRAAILSTSAYDTQAAPKTRRATAKAVPAQADEPHPALELRTEAAELPAARSSSGSGGMPVKAPSRAKAAPPAAPTPQAKPRKPRSSGPAKLFVLDTNVLMHDPMSIFRFDEHDIYLPMITLEELDGHKKGMSEVARNVRQVSRELDALAAEGGPDSQEGVPLAKTGHKEAGGKLFFQTTFLDVSLPAGLPQGKADNQILGVVQSLRERHPQREVVLVSKDINMRVKARALGLAAEDYFNDKTLEDGDLLYTGVLQLPADFWERHGKTMESWSQAGHTYYRISGPLVPALMVNQFVYLEAPGEAPLYARVTEITGKTAVLKTLRDYASGKNAVWGVTARNREQNFALNLLMDPEVDFITLTGTAGTGKTLMTLAAALSQVMEDRRYSEVIVTRVTVPVGEDIGFLPGNEEEKMGPWMGALDDNLEVLARGDASAGEWGRAATNDLVRSKIKIKSLNFMRGRTFMNKFVLIDEAQNLTPKQMKTLITRAGPGTKIVCLGNLAQIDTPYLTEGSSGLTYVVDRFKGWPHSGHVTLARGERSRLADFASDVL; from the coding sequence ATGCCCCTGCCCAAGCCTCCCGCCTCCCGCGCCGCGATCCTGTCCACCTCGGCCTACGACACCCAGGCCGCCCCCAAGACCCGCCGAGCCACCGCCAAGGCCGTGCCCGCCCAGGCTGACGAGCCCCACCCGGCGCTGGAACTGCGCACCGAAGCCGCCGAACTGCCTGCCGCCCGCAGCAGCAGCGGCAGTGGCGGCATGCCCGTGAAGGCCCCCAGCCGGGCCAAGGCAGCCCCACCCGCCGCGCCGACACCCCAGGCCAAGCCGCGCAAGCCTCGCAGCAGCGGTCCCGCCAAGCTCTTCGTGCTCGACACCAATGTGCTGATGCACGACCCGATGTCGATCTTCCGTTTCGACGAGCACGACATCTACCTGCCCATGATCACCCTCGAGGAACTCGACGGGCACAAGAAGGGCATGAGCGAGGTGGCGCGCAATGTCCGCCAGGTCAGCCGCGAGCTGGATGCCCTGGCGGCCGAAGGCGGCCCGGACAGCCAGGAAGGCGTGCCGCTGGCCAAGACCGGCCACAAGGAAGCCGGCGGCAAGCTGTTCTTCCAGACCACCTTCCTCGACGTCTCGCTGCCCGCCGGTCTGCCCCAGGGCAAGGCCGACAACCAGATCCTGGGGGTCGTCCAGTCGCTGCGTGAACGCCATCCCCAGCGCGAGGTCGTGCTGGTGTCCAAGGACATCAACATGCGGGTCAAGGCCCGCGCACTGGGCCTGGCCGCCGAGGACTACTTCAACGACAAGACCCTGGAAGACGGCGACCTGCTCTACACCGGCGTGCTGCAGCTGCCCGCCGACTTCTGGGAGCGCCATGGCAAGACCATGGAGAGCTGGAGCCAGGCTGGGCACACCTACTACCGCATCAGCGGCCCGTTGGTGCCGGCGCTGATGGTCAACCAGTTCGTCTATCTGGAGGCTCCCGGCGAGGCCCCGCTGTACGCCCGCGTGACCGAGATCACCGGCAAGACGGCCGTGCTCAAAACCCTGCGCGACTACGCCAGCGGCAAGAACGCGGTCTGGGGCGTCACCGCCCGCAACCGCGAGCAGAACTTCGCCCTGAACCTGCTGATGGACCCCGAGGTGGACTTCATCACCCTGACCGGCACGGCCGGCACCGGCAAGACGCTGATGACCCTGGCGGCCGCCCTGTCCCAGGTGATGGAGGACCGCCGCTACAGCGAGGTCATCGTCACGCGCGTGACCGTGCCCGTGGGCGAGGACATCGGCTTCCTGCCCGGCAACGAGGAGGAGAAGATGGGGCCCTGGATGGGCGCCCTGGACGACAATCTGGAGGTGCTGGCCCGTGGCGACGCCAGTGCCGGCGAGTGGGGCCGCGCCGCCACCAACGACCTGGTGCGCAGCAAGATCAAGATCAAGAGTCTGAACTTCATGCGGGGCCGCACCTTCATGAACAAGTTCGTGCTGATCGACGAGGCCCAGAACCTCACACCCAAGCAGATGAAGACCCTGATCACCCGCGCGGGGCCCGGCACCAAGATCGTCTGCCTGGGCAACCTGGCCCAGATCGACACGCCCTACCTGACCGAGGGCAGCTCCGGCCTGACCTATGTGGTGGATCGCTTCAAGGGCTGGCCCCATTCCGGCCACGTCACCCTGGCCCGGGGCGAACGCTCTCGGCTGGCGGATTTCGCTTCCGACGTCCTCTGA
- a CDS encoding C40 family peptidase yields MIEHKYLSGLVFRAFRGLTPFSLVAYARPVHHRMKKHLTAPAVSLHRKALHKARRWVHRSTFLSALALAGVASHAAPDAGGAGDPVMRLLEQRGLLPVNSTPATGLLPANGPQPAADSADKSLLGQMRSTASDLVVSAMNFIGVRYRRGGNSAAEGFDCSGFTRHVFENSIGLVLPRRAEEQAKAPGLLKINASDLRPGDLVFFNTLRATFSHVGIYIGDGKFIHAPRTGSEVRIEDMRESYWVKRFTGARRVPQINGSELNNNPAP; encoded by the coding sequence TTGATCGAGCACAAGTACCTGTCCGGATTGGTTTTTCGAGCTTTTCGAGGCTTGACACCCTTCTCGCTTGTCGCCTATGCTCGACCGGTGCATCACCGTATGAAGAAACACCTGACTGCGCCTGCCGTATCCCTTCACCGAAAGGCACTGCACAAGGCTCGTCGCTGGGTTCACCGATCCACCTTCCTGTCTGCGCTGGCCCTGGCTGGCGTGGCCTCTCACGCGGCCCCGGATGCGGGCGGTGCGGGCGACCCGGTGATGCGGCTGCTGGAACAACGCGGCCTGCTGCCCGTCAACAGCACACCTGCCACAGGTCTTCTGCCGGCCAACGGTCCGCAGCCGGCTGCCGACAGTGCCGACAAGTCCCTGCTCGGCCAGATGCGCAGTACCGCGTCCGACTTGGTCGTTTCGGCCATGAATTTCATCGGCGTGCGTTACCGCCGCGGCGGCAACAGCGCCGCCGAAGGTTTCGACTGCTCGGGTTTCACCCGCCATGTGTTCGAGAACAGCATCGGCTTGGTGCTGCCCCGACGCGCCGAGGAACAGGCCAAGGCACCCGGCCTGCTGAAGATCAACGCTTCGGACCTGCGCCCCGGTGATCTGGTGTTCTTCAACACCCTGCGCGCCACCTTCTCGCATGTCGGCATCTACATCGGTGACGGCAAGTTCATCCACGCGCCCCGCACGGGCAGCGAGGTGCGCATCGAGGACATGCGGGAGTCCTACTGGGTCAAGCGCTTCACCGGCGCGCGCCGTGTGCCCCAGATCAACGGCAGCGAGTTGAACAACAACCCGGCGCCCTGA
- the moaA gene encoding GTP 3',8-cyclase MoaA, with product MKRKVILLRDASSSTDAMPAPFAEPDLGAADAPAGLFDTPLLDPRGRALRDLRISVTDRCNFRCSYCMPKEVFDDQHHFLPHASLLSFEEITRTAAVFVRLGVRKLRLTGGEPLLRRQIEQLIAQLSALRTPEGAPVDIALTTNGSILARKAQALRAGGLRRVTVSLDALDDAIFQRMNDVGFPVAEVLAGIDAALAAGLAPVKLNMVVKRGTNDHEIVPMARYMRDRYGDRVRLRFIEFMDVGATNGWRMDEVVPSAEVRARIQAHWPLQPLQDGPAGETAERWRYADGRGEVGFISSVTHAFCGDCNRMRLSTEGRLFTCLFGSQGHDLRDLIRGGASDETLARRIRQIWGARQDRYSELRGTQQAPTASAPRVEMHYIGG from the coding sequence ATGAAACGCAAGGTCATCCTGTTGCGCGATGCATCCTCCTCCACGGACGCGATGCCAGCCCCTTTTGCCGAACCGGATCTCGGTGCCGCCGATGCACCGGCAGGTCTGTTCGACACCCCCCTTCTGGACCCGCGAGGCCGTGCACTGCGTGACCTGCGCATCTCGGTCACCGACCGTTGCAACTTCCGTTGCAGCTACTGCATGCCCAAGGAAGTGTTCGATGACCAGCACCACTTCCTGCCCCATGCCTCGCTGCTGAGCTTCGAGGAAATCACCCGGACCGCCGCCGTGTTCGTCCGCCTGGGCGTGCGCAAGCTGCGCCTGACCGGCGGCGAACCACTGTTGCGCCGCCAGATCGAGCAACTCATCGCGCAGTTGTCGGCCTTGCGCACCCCGGAGGGCGCGCCGGTGGACATCGCCCTGACCACCAACGGCTCCATCCTCGCCCGCAAGGCCCAGGCCCTGCGGGCTGGTGGGCTGCGGCGCGTCACCGTCAGCCTGGACGCGCTGGACGATGCCATCTTCCAGCGCATGAACGACGTCGGCTTTCCGGTTGCCGAGGTGCTGGCCGGCATCGACGCAGCACTGGCCGCGGGCCTGGCGCCGGTCAAGCTCAACATGGTGGTCAAGCGCGGCACGAACGACCACGAGATCGTGCCGATGGCCCGCTACATGCGCGATCGCTATGGCGACCGGGTGCGGCTGCGCTTCATCGAGTTCATGGACGTGGGGGCCACCAACGGCTGGCGCATGGACGAGGTCGTGCCGTCCGCCGAGGTGCGGGCCCGCATCCAGGCGCACTGGCCGCTGCAGCCCCTGCAGGACGGGCCGGCCGGCGAGACCGCCGAGCGCTGGCGCTATGCCGATGGACGCGGCGAGGTGGGCTTCATCTCCAGTGTCACCCATGCCTTCTGCGGCGACTGCAACCGCATGCGCCTGTCCACCGAGGGCCGCCTGTTCACCTGCCTGTTCGGCAGCCAGGGCCACGACCTGCGCGACCTGATCCGCGGCGGCGCGAGCGACGAGACCTTGGCGCGCCGCATCCGCCAGATCTGGGGCGCGCGGCAAGACCGCTACTCCGAGCTCCGCGGCACGCAGCAGGCCCCGACCGCGTCCGCCCCGCGGGTCGAGATGCATTACATCGGCGGCTGA